The region GTCGATGGCGAGCGCGATGTCGTCGAACGTGGCCGGGTAGCCGCCGGCGCCCCCCGAGCGGCGGAAGCCGGGCAGGATGGTGCTGATGCCCTGCCGCGCCAGGTGGGCGGCGAAAGGCGTCAGGTGCATGCGGTCGTAGCGCCAGTAGCCGCCGTGCAGCAGCATCACCAAGGGCGCGTCGGGGGCCTGCGCCGGCCACATGTCGTAGACCTGGTGGGGATGGGGCCCGTAGGAGCCGTGGACGGGGGCCATGACTGGTTTCTGGCCGAGTACGCGGCGCTCTTCCTCCAGGGCGAACGGGGAAGGGGTCCTAGACATGGCTGCGGGCACTCCAGATCTCGGGGAAGACACGGCGCTCGGAGCGCTTCTCGAGCCAGGCCACGCCGGGGGAGCCGCCGCTCCCGGTCTTGGTGCCCATCGCGCGCCGTGTCGCGAACAGGTGGTCGCCGCGCCAGCGCTGGACCGACTCCGCGATGTCCGTCAGGAGTTCGCCCAGCGTCACCAGCGGGTCGTCCTGAGGCCCGGCGTAGATTTGCCGCCAGGCCTCCTCCACGTCCGCTTCGAACGCGTACGCCTTGGCGTGGTCCCGTCCCAGCACGGCGTCGGGGACGGGGAGGCCGCGGCGGTGGAGGTGGGCCAGCACCGCGTCGTAGAGCGAGGGCTCGGCCAGGGAGTTCTCCAACTCCCGGTACACCTCAGGGTGGTTGCGGTGCGCCTGGATCAGTGAGCGGGACTTGTCGCCGAGCAGGAACTCCATGTGGCGGTACATCGCGGACTGGAAGCCCGACGCCGTTCCCAACACGGGCCGGAAGCCATTGAATTGAGCTGGCGTCAGTTTGGCGATCGGTCGCCACGCCTCGTTGAGGGCCCGGTGGGCGTCGAGGCTGCGCCGCAGCGCGTCGAGCGCGGCCGGGAGCCGGTCCTCGTACAGGGCCTCCCTCGCCGTGCGCCATTCGTGCACGATGAGGGTGAACCACAGCTCCATGACCTGCGTGGTCACGATGAAGGACATCTCAC is a window of Kitasatospora kifunensis DNA encoding:
- a CDS encoding tryptophan 2,3-dioxygenase, whose translation is MSTVSQCPYAVQEGDPDLTYLGPPPYESYVHASLLNSLQQPLSDAPGEMSFIVTTQVMELWFTLIVHEWRTAREALYEDRLPAALDALRRSLDAHRALNEAWRPIAKLTPAQFNGFRPVLGTASGFQSAMYRHMEFLLGDKSRSLIQAHRNHPEVYRELENSLAEPSLYDAVLAHLHRRGLPVPDAVLGRDHAKAYAFEADVEEAWRQIYAGPQDDPLVTLGELLTDIAESVQRWRGDHLFATRRAMGTKTGSGGSPGVAWLEKRSERRVFPEIWSARSHV